The genomic segment GTGGGCTCGTCGTAGCGCAGTCGGGACAGGGCGACGGTGTGCAGGGCGCGGTTGAGTTGCCGGTCGCCTGAGCGGTTGAGCCGGTAGCGGATGGTTTTGCCGGATGAAGCAGGGATCGGGGCGGCGCCGGCGAGCATGGCGAACGCGGCGTCGTTGCGGCAGCGTCCGGGGTGGGACCAGGCGGTCAGGACGGTGGCGGCGACGATGGGTCCGACGCCAGTGAGGTCGAGCAGGTCGGGGCGCCAGGAGCGCACGATCATGCGGATGGCTGTCTCGTGGCTGGCTGCCTCCGTTTCCAAGGTCCGAATGCGTCGGGCGAGATCACGTAACACTGCCAGCGCGGTGGCGGCCTCGATGTCGCCACCGGCCGTGGTCGGTCGCAGCCGGCCAGCCGTGGTGATCATCGTTCGGGTGCGCTGCCCGCGAAAGCGGGTTCGCACCGCTTCGGGAGCGGTGATGACCATCGCGTGCAGCTGCCGCTGGGCGGCGGTGGCAGCCTCGACGGCCGCCCGGCGGGCGGTCAGCCGCATCTGCAGCGCTGCCCGCTGAGGCCCGGTCTTGGGCTGCGTCAGCCGGGTGCGGGCCAGGGCATCACGGGCGGCGCGTTCGGCGTCGATCGGGTCGGACTTCGCCCCGGCCCGGCGAGTCGGCCGCTTGGGGCGGTCCAGCTCGACAACCAGCTCACCGGCATCGGCCAGATAACGGTGAAGGCCGGCGCCGTAGCCGCCGGTGCCCTCCAGCGCCCAGGCCCGCAACCCTGACTGCTCATCGGCCAGGGCTACCAGCTCGGCGTAGCCGTCCGGGTCGGTGTTCACCCTGACCCGTGCCAGCACGGCACCGGTGCGGGCATCGAGGACCGCGGCGGTGTGGGTGTCTTTGTGCGTGTCGACGCCGATGACGACCTCGACCAGATCTGCCAGCATGGACATGCGTTCTCTCCTCACCGTGGGGGACGCGAGGTCCGGTCCGGCGCGGAGATGGCAGGACTGTGATGAGACACGCCAGCCGCTAACTGGCGGTCAAGCTCCTGATCAGGCCAAACGTCTCCCGCCGGGCCGGCGCTGGCAGCAGCAGACGGACAAGTCCCGCCAAGGGCACAAAGCCAGTCAGACGAAGGGTCACGCCTGCCACTGCCAGCCATCAGCTCATCACTACTGAACCGACCCCGCCATGCTCACAGTCAGCCGAGCACCTCGTACCGGACGTCGACGTGACCGAGGCTCGTGGCGGCGATGGTCGCGAACGCGGCGCGGGACAGGTCCAGGCACCGGCCCTCGATGAACGGACCGCGGTCGTTGATCCGCACCACCACCGACTTGCCGTTGGCCGGGTTGGTCACCCGGACCTTCGTGTTGAACGGCAGCGTCTTGTGCGCGGCGGTCAGCGCGTTCGGGTTGAACGTCTCGCCGTTCGCCGTCATCTGACCCTCGGCGTAGAAGGAGGCGCCGCAGGAGCCGCTGTCCACGACCTTCGGGCTGCTCGTCTTCTTCGCCGTCGGCGACGGGGAGGCGGTCCTGGCCTTGCTCCGGGAGGCCGCCTGCGTACGGCTCGCCTTCGGGCTGGCGGTGGCCTTCGGCGACGGGCTGAGGCTCGCGCTGGGCGAGGCCGACGCGCTCGGCGAGGGAGAGGCCGACGTGGGGGCGGGCGTGCTGGGCAGCGTCTCGACCACGGCCGGCTCGGCGGGCGGCTCGGCGGAGGTGAGCCGCACGGCGCCGACGGTACCGCCGACCGCGAGGGCCACACCGACCGCCGCGGTCGCGGCGATGGCGGCGGGCGAGGAGAACTTGCGGGTACGAAGGTGCCTAGCAGCCACCGGCCCGGTCCTTTCGTCAACTGACAAACCGGCCCGGACCGTAACGAGAGAAGCACTTCCGAAGTCAACGTGATCATGGTGCTATGCCCGCATTTACCCTGGTACGTGTAGCCGATCACGCCACCGTCGATCGGCCGAACGGCCCACCGATCCGCCAGGACGGAAACCGTGGATCCGCCAGGATGGAAACGTGCTGAACCGTCGCCTGGTCGAGCTGTTCCGGTGGGTCGACCCCGGGCCGGGCAGCACCCACCTGGTCAGTGACATCTCCGGCTGGTGGCGCGACCCCGACGTGCTGGCCCAGGTCGGGCCGGCGCTGGCCGGGCTGTTTCCGGACGCCCGCCCGACCGTCGTGATCGCACCCGAGGTGACCGGGCTGCTGCTCGGCCCGCTCGTCGCGGTCGCCACCGGAGCCGGTTTCCTGCCCGCGTACAAGGACGGTGGCGAGCGACGCCGGGTCGGGCCGACGCGCTGGGCCGACACACCCTCCGACTACCGGGGACGGCAACTGCGGGTCGGCGTGGACGGCCGGCGGCTGGGCCCCGGCGACCGGGTGCTGCTGGTCGACGACTGGGTCGACACCGGCGCGCAACTGGACGCGCTGTGCCAGGTCGTGGCGGACGCCGGGGCCGAACTGATCGGCGCCGCCGCCCTCGTCGCGACCTGCCCGCCCGAGGTCGCCGGGCGGCTGAGGCTGCGTGCCCTGCTCACCGGCGACCAGTTGCCGTGAGACGCCGGCAAACCGGATGAGCCACGGCGGTACGGTGCCGTAGCGTCGACGGCATGTGGCCCCGCATCGGTGGATTGCGCGCACTCGCCCTCGGCACGCCCGGCGAGCTGCGCACCCGGCTCAACACCCTCGTGCTCTCCGGCGTGAAGACCGCCACCGCCGGCCTCGTGCAGGAATACGACGAGGACGGCGAGGAACTGGAGTACGTCGGCGAGCGGCAGGTGCTCGTCGACGACAACGACCAGTTCCTCGCCGTGATCGAGGTGACGGGCGTCGAGGTGGTGCGCTTCGCCGACGTGCCGTGGGACTTCGCCCGCGCCGAGGGCGAGGGCGACCGGTCGATCGAGGAGTGGCGCGAGGGCCACGGCGCCTACTGGGCCCGGCAGGGCACCCCGGTCACCGACGACACCCGGATCGTCTGCCTCCGCTTCCGGCTGGTCTCCACCGAGGGCAGCGTCGGCACCTAGCCGGCCCGGCGCAGCTCCGGCAGCAGCGCCGCCGCCTCCACCAGCACCGCCTCGTCGCCGGCGTACCAGCTGCTGGCCCGGGGCCAGTGCGTCACCACGTCGGTGAAGCCCAGCCGGGCCGCCCGGGCCACCTGCTCGGCGAGAAAGTCGGCACTGGTCAGCGAGAACACCGGAGCCGAGTCGAGCGACAGGTAGCGGTCGAGCGTCGCCGGGTCACGGCCGGCCTGCTCCAGCGTCCGCGTCATCCGGTCGGACAGCTCCGCCACAGTGCCCCACCAGGCCTCGATGTCGTCGCCGCCGAGCCCGGTGGTGACCCAGCCCTGCCCGAACCGGGCGACCAGCCGCATCGAGCGGGGCCCGTTCGCGGCCACCACGAACGGCACCCGGGGCTGCTGGACGCACCCCGGGTTGTTGCGGGCGTCCACAGCGGTGAACCACTCCCCGCGCCAGGTCGTGCCGTCCTCCCGCAGGATCGCGTCGAGCAGCTCGGTGAACTCGGCGAACCGGTCGACGCGCTGCCGGGGCGGCAGCGTCTCGCCGCCGAGCACCGCCGAGTCGAAGCCGATGCCGCCCGCGCCCAGGCCGAGCAGCACCCGACCGTCGGACACGTCATCCAGCGCCGTCACCTGCCGGGCGAACGCCGCCGGGTGCCGGAAGTTCGGCGACGCGACGAGCGTGCCGAGCTTCACCCGGGAGGTCACGCCGGCCGCCGCGGTCAACGTCGTCCACGAGTCGAACCACGGCCCGTCGACCAGGTCACGCCAGCCCAGGTGGTCGTAGGTCCAGGCGTGGTCGAAGCCCCACTCGTCCACCTGCGCCCACCGCCGACGCGCTTCCGACCAGCGCTGGTCGGGCAGGATCACGATGCCGATTCGCATGATCGCCAGGGTACGACCCGGGTCGGACATGCCGACCCGGGTCGCGGGGATCACGCCGCCAGGTCGGCGACCACGCAGGCGATGTTGTCCGGCGCGCCGGCCGCGTACGCCAGCTCGACCAGGCGCTCGACGGCGGTCTCCGGATCGTCCGCCTCCGCCAGCGCGGCGTGCAGCGCGCCCGGGTCCACCACGGCGGAGAGACCGTCGGAGCAGAGCAGGTAGCGGTCGCCGGGCAGCGCGGTCCGCAGCGCCAGGTCGGCCTCCACCTCCGCACCCGCGCCGAGCGCCCGGGCCAGCAGCGCCCGCTGCGGATGCGCCCCGGCCTCGGCCGGGGTGAGCCGTCCCTGGTCGACGAGCGTCTGCACGTACGTGTGGTCCTGCGTGAGCCGGGACAGCTCGCCGCCGCGCAGCAGGTACGCCCGGCTGTCCCCGACGTGCACGAGCGCGAGCCGGGTGCCGCGCCGTACGAGCGCGGTGAGCGTGGTGGCGGGCTGGTCGGCGTCGGTGGCGTGCGCGCGTACCGCCCGGTCGGCCCGGGTCGCCGCGTCGGCCAGCGCGGCGAGCAGATCGGCCTGCGGCGCGTCGGCCTGCTCCAACGGGTGCAGCGCGTCCACCGCGGCGGTGCTCGCGGCGGCACCGGCCGGACCGCGTACGCCGTCGGCGACCGCGAGCAGCGTGGCGCTCGCGTACGCGGTGTCCTCGTTGGAATCGCGGACCGTGCCGGTCTCGCAGCGCGTCGCGTACCGGAAGGTGGTCTCGGACATGGTGGTGCCCCTCTCGCTGAGCGTGTCGACGAGGAGCGCGACGGCCCGGCCGCGTGCTGCCGTGTCCGCGCTGACCCGCCGCCACCAGGCGTCGAGCGCCTCGGCGGCGGCAGCGGACGGCAGGCCGCAGACGGTACGGATCTCGGCCAGCGGCATCCCGGCCCGGCGCAGCCCGGCGATCAGCCGCGCCCGGTCCGCCTGCTCCGGCGCGTAGTAGCGGTAGCCCGAGTGCGGGTCCACCGCGGCCGGGGGCAGCAGCCCGCAGTCGTCGTAGATGCGCAGCGCCTTGGCGCTCAGGCCGGTCGCGCGGGCGAACGCGCCGATGGTCAGCAGTCGCACCGTGCCTCCCTCGCGCTCCTCGTGCCGGTCACCGCGACCGGCACCGACCACGCTGGGCCTTGCCGCAGGGGACGGGTCAAGGCGTCGCTGCCGCCAGTTTGGTCAGCATCCGGCCCAGGTGCGGCTCGATCGTGCCGGCCGGCGCCTCGGTCACCTCGGCCGGCGTCCACCAGCGGGTGCCGGCGAACTCCACCGGATCGGGCGTGAACCGCTGGTCGCGGTGGGCGGACAGCACGTACCAGAGGCTCACGTCGGTGTGCCGCAGCTCCGGCGGGCCGACCGTCTCGGTGACGGTCAGGAACGCCGGGCGCTCGCCGAACGGCGGCGCGAAGACCGCCGCCACGCCCAGTTCCTCCCGCAGCTCGCGGCGCACCGTGTCGGCCGGGTGCTCGCCCGGCTCGACGTGACCGCCGCTGGGCAGCCACATCCCGGCGAGGCGGTGGTCGACCAGCAGCACCGCGCCATCGGCCGGGTCGCGGAGCAGGAAGTACGCGACCAGGTGCGGCGACGGCGTACGCGGCTTGGCCCGGCGGAAGATGTCCTCCGTGCCGGCCAGCCAGGTCAGTGCGGCCTCCCGGTGCCGCGCCTCCAGATCGTCCCCCGGTGGTAGCTCCTCGACCAGTGCCCGGATCTCGTCCCGCATCTCGCCGATGCTGCCAGCCGGGTACGACGGGATCAGTCCTCCGGCAGCGGGTTGGCGTCGGCAGCCGCGCGGACGAACTCGCGTACCCGGGACGTGGTATTCCCGGCCGGCCACACCGGACCGCGACAGATCGGCGGCGCGTCGTGGATCGGCACGTAGGCCACGTCGGGGCGGGCGTAGAACTGGCGGGTCTGCTCGCCCACCGGCAGCACCCCCCGGCCCAGCGCGACGAGCGCCAGCATCTCGGAGAAGCTGCCGCCCACCGGCCCCTTCGGCACCGGCCGGCCCGCGGGCGTGCGGTCCGGCGTGCGGTCCTGCTTGAACGCGGCCGACGTCACCGCCGGGTACTGCACCACCGGATGGTCGCCCAGCACCTCCAGGGACACCGACTCCTCGGCCGCGAGCGGATGGCCCGCGGCCACCGCGAGCACCCGGCGCTCGCGCAGCAGCACCGGGCCGTTCGCCATGCCGTCGAAGGGGTACGAGGCGATCAGCACGTCGATGGTGCCGTCCACCAGGCTCGACCGGGTGCTGGCCAGCGGCGCCTCGTGCACGTGCACCTCGCAGTCCGGGTGACGCGCGGTGAACAGGGCCACCGCGCGCAGCAGCGCCGGGGCTGCCGACTCACCGACGTACGCCACCCGCAGCTCGCCGGTGAGCCCGCGACCGGCGTCGACGGCCCGCTGGACCGCCGCCTCGATGCCAGCCACCAGCGGGCGCATCTCCTCGGCCAGGCGGGCGCCGATCGGGGTGAGCCGGACGACCCGGCTGGTGCGCTCGAACAGCGGCGCGCCGATCCGGCGTTCCAGCTTGCGCACCACGTGGCTGACCCGCCCGGTGCTCACCCGCAGCCGCTCGGCGGTCCGCCCGAAGTGCAGCTCCTCGGCCAGGGTCAGGAACGTCTCGACCTCGTACCGCTCCAGCACCGGGCACCTCCGTCGTTGCCTGCGGGTCAACGATCGTAGTCCGGATCGGGCTTGGTCCGGCTCACCCGGCGGACCAGGGTTGACGGCATGCAGAACCATCTCGTGACGGTGACCGGGTTCGACCACCTCGTGCTTTCGGTGAGCGACGTCGAGCGCTCCCTCGACTTCTACTGCGGCACGCTCGGCCTGGCCCCGGTGCGGGTCGACAGGTGGCGGGCCGGCGAGGTGCCCTTCCCGTCCGTACGTGTCGACGCCGGCACCATCATCGACCTTCTACGCGGCGGCTCGGACCAGTCCAACGTGGATCACTTCTGCCTCGTGGTGGAGCCGGTCGACTGGCAGCGGGTGATCGACTCCGGGGTGTTCACCGTGCTGACCGGCCCGGTACCGCGCTTCGGGGCGCGCGGCACAGCCACCTCGATCTACGTCAGCGACCCGGACGGCAACACAATCGAACTGCGCTGCTACCCGGCCGGCGCCTAGCCTGAGCCGATGCCGCAGCTGGAACGACTCGCCGCCCACCACGCGCCCGCCGTACTGCGGTTCGAGCGGGAGAACCGGGCCTACTTCGCCCGGTACGTCCCCGACCGGGGCGACGACTTCTTCACCGGGTACGCCGCCCGGCACGCGGCCCTGCTGGACGAGCAGGAACGCGGCACCTGCCACTTCCACGTGCTGGTCGGCGACCACGGCACCGTGCTCGGCCGGTTCAACCTGGTCGACGTCGCAGACGGCAGCGCCGAGCTGGGCTACCGGGTGGCCGAACGCGCCGCCGGGCGCGGGCTCGCGAGTGAAGGAGTACGGCGCGTCTGCGAACTGGCCCGCACCGAGTACGGGCTGCGCCGGCTGGTCGCCTCGGCGGCGCTGGCGAACCCGGCCTCGCTGGCGGTGCTCCGGCGTGCCGGATTCGTACCCGACGGTCCGGTGGTGCTGGCCGCGGAGCCCGGCCTGCGGCACGTCCTCGACCTCCGCGCGCCCTACGCGGCCGCGTCCCCGTAGGTGGGAGCGCCGGCCGGCTCGTACGTCAGCTGGAGCGTGCCGTGGGCGTGGGTGACCGACTCGGTGAGCCGCAGCGCGGTCGGCACCGTCCCCTCGCCGAACAGCCGCTTGCCGGTGCCGAGCACCACCGGGTACACCCACAGGTTGAGCCGGTCCACGAGACCGGCGCGCAGCAGCGACTGCGCCAGGTCCAAGCTGCCGATCACGTGCACCTCGTCGTGGCGGGCCTTCATCTCGGTGACGCGCTCGGCGAGGTCACCGGACACCAGCGACGAGTTCGCCCAGGCCAGCGGCTCGGTGAGGGTACGGCTGACCACGTACTTCGGCACGCCGTTGAGCAGGCCGGTGAAGGGGATGTCCGCGGGCGCCTTCGGCCAGTAGCCGGCGAAGATGTCGTACGTCTTGCGGCCCAGCAGCAGCGCGTCCATGCTGCTCGCCTGCTGGAACATCACCGCGCCGGACGCGTCGTCGAGCAGTGGCATCTGCCATCCGCCGTGGCTGAAGCCGCCCTCGCGGTCCTCGTCGGGCTCGCCGGGCGCCTGCGCCACGCCGTCAACGGTCAGGAACTCGGTCACGATCAGCTTGCCCATGGGTCTGCTCCTCCGGTTTCCGCTCTTTCCCCGTCAGACCCGTCAACGACCCGCAACTCATCGCCGAGGTGTACGTGATGGATTTCGTGGAACTGGTCATCGACGGGCAGATCGACATCGATCGCGACGACCTCGAAGATGCCCTCAACGAGGCTCTCGTCGGGCGCGGCGAGGTGACCGGTGCCGGAACAAGCGAGCACGGCTCGCACCTCGACGTCGACGTCCTTGTGACGGCGGACCGACGAGCCGTCCTGGACGCCGTCTTCGGGGTGCTCGCCGCCTTGAACCTGGGCGACTCGGTGCGGGTCCGGCCCGCCGACGGCCAGACCTGGATCCGCCTGAGCCAGTGGACCCGTTCTACTCGTCCCGGAACAACCTGAAGGGCGCACCCTCGATCTCCGTCACGTAACCGATCACCGCCACCGGGTTCCTCAGTCCAGGATCGCGTGCGCCAGCCGGCGGATCCGGTCCATGGAGGTGCCAGGTCGTTTGGCGGCCGTCGCGAGCAGGGTTATCGCTTCCTGCACGTAGCGCCAGGCGGTGGCCACGCCAATCTCGAAGCCGGCCGCGAGTCGGGTGTGGGGGTAGCCGTTGCGCAGGTGGGCGAGAGCCAGTAGCGCCTGTCGACCGGGGCGAGGCGCCGCCACCGGAATCGGCGCTGCTTGCGGTGTCCGCGGATGCGGCCGGCGAGTGGTTCAGGGTGGCTGGATAACGGAATCGTGACGGGGTAGGACAGCATGGCGAGGCTCCCGGTCGGAGCTTCGAGTCTTGGTCGACAGCTGTCCTACCGGGAGCCTCGCACCCATCGATCACCGGGGTCAGCCCTACTCCCCCCGAGCTGCAAGATCAGTTGGCGGCCCGGCGCAAGCCGAGGCGGGCCGCCGAGGGTGGCCGACCGGCTGCAGAAGCGAGCTAGAGCTCGCAGGTCACGGCTCGGGGTGCTTCTAAAGCGTTCCTTAAGTCTGGGAGGCGATTGCCCTGGTGTGTCCGTTTCGGATGGTAATGGGCGGGTGCGATGAGGCGCTCCTGTCCGGTCGGCCCACTACAGTGCTCAGAGTCCGGAGCACGCGAGATTGCGACCCCAGGTCAAGCTCATCGCGTGGACCCAGTTCCAGGCCCCGGACAACGTGCAGGGTCAACCGACACCGGCACATACGAAAGGCGGGCACCCGGGCGGCTACCCGGGCGCCCGCCGAAGCGCAACACCAATCGCCATCCGTGCGGAAAGGGTCAACGCATGAGGAGCAGGGTACGTCATGCTGCTGCACAGTTGCAGCAGTCGGAGCCGCAGGTTACGCCACGGGAGCGCTCAATTCCGCTCCGCACTCTCGGCTTCCTGGGCATCTCGGCCGCCGTCGGGGTCAGCGCGCAGTACCTTCCCGAGATGGCCACGCCGGTGAGTCTGGCCTTGGCCACGTTTCTCACCTTGGACCGGGTGAACCGGCAGATCCTCTGAGCCAGGACGGCCCTCGCGCCAGTGTCGGTCCGGGGGCCGTCCTGCAGGCCGAACCCACCCGCCGGGGTCAGCGTCGAACCGGTCGGCCATGTCGCTCGGCCGCTCCCGCGACACAGGCCCTATGGCCCGCTTCGGCTCCCTGACAACGCGGAAGCCCTGGTTGGGACTCTCGTCCTGACCAGGGCTTCCATGCGTGGAGCGGGTGACGGGAATCGAACCCGCACTGTCAGCTTGGGAAGCTGATGTTCTGCCATTGAACTACACCCGCAGGCGGCACCACTCTACCTGAAGCCCCCCACCCCCGTGCAGTCAGGTGCCCGCGCGCCACCTCGGCGAGGTGGCGGCATCGGGGGGCGGTTGCCCCCACCGCCTCCCCGAACTGGAGTGGATCAAGCACGCTCCGGAGCCGGCAGGCGCGAAGTTGCACGTCGGAAACGTATGGGCGTTCTCAAATGCGTCGATGGGATGTAACGTCTGCCACACGTTTCCGCACCGGCGTGACACACCCCCTGCCACGCCGTCAGAAAGAGGTGGGCCCATGGGACTTCGTCCCAACCTGCTGACCCGGCGTACCGCCGGTGTCGCGACGTCGACCCTCGCGCTGCTGCTCAGCACCGCCGCCGTCGGCGTCGTCCCCGCTGCTTCGGCCTTCTCGGCCGCCCCGGCCGACGTGTGTGCCGAGCCTGCTGACGCCCACGCCGACGAGCACTCGAACGCGCGCGTCGCCAAGGGTGGCAACGCCAAGCTCGACCCCAACCACCTGACCGCCAAGCAGGTCCAGGACCGGGAGGCCGACCTCGCCGCCGCGCAGCGCGAGCGCGCCAACTTCCGGACCGGCGCCGTCACCCCGCTGGCCACCGTGACGATCCCGGTCGTCGTGCACGTCATCCAGGAGAACAGCACCCGGGCCGGCGGCAACATCACCGACTCGATGATCAACCAGCAGATCACCGTGCTGAACCAGGCGTACGCGGGCTCGACCGGCGGCGCCGCCACCGCCTTCGGGTTCCAGCTCACGAAGATCAACCGGGTGACGAACCCGTCGTGGTACCCGATCGTGCAGGGCTCCTCCGCCGAGCGTTCAATGAAGACGTCGCTGCGTGTGGGCGGCAAGAACACGCTGAACATCTACCTCGGCGAGCTGAGCGACAGCCTGCTGGGCTGGGCGACGTTCCCGAAGCGCACGCTGGACAAGATGGACGGCGTGGTGGTGCTGAACGAGTCGCTGCCCGGCGGCACCGCGACCAACTACAACCAGGGTGACACCGGCACCCACGAGGTCGGCCACTGGCTGAACCTCTACCACACCTTCCAGGGCGGCTGCTCCGGCTCGGGCGACAGCGTCTCCGACACCCCGGCCGAGGCGTCGCCGGCGTACCAGTGCCCGACCGGCCGCGACACCTGCTCGACCGCCGGCAAGGACCCGATCACCAACTTCATGGACTACACGTACGACTCCTGCATGTACCAGTTCACCGCCGGCCAGGCGAGCCGCATGCTCACCGCGTGGAACGCCTACCGCGCAGCCTGACCGTCGTACCGCGTACCGGTGCCGGCCCTGTCCTCGGACGGGCCGGCACCGTTCGTCGTGGGCCGGGTCAGGCGGCCGGGCGGCGGGTGTCGAAGCCGTGCCGGCCCCGCCGGCCCTCGGCGGCGAGCGGGTCGCGCCGGGCCGGCGCGTCGCCGCGCGGGTCGAGCCACACCCGGACCTGCGGCGGGGCGGCGCCGGGCTGGGCCACCGGGTCGCGCCGGGTCAGCATCGCCACCTCGACCGTGAACTCGAACAGCCGCCAGTCGCCCCGCGGCGACGCGCGGGCGATCCGGGCCAGCCGCGTCACCGTGGCCGGGTCGGTCACCGGCCGCGCGCGCCCCGCGATGTACGCCTCGTCGTCGCTCTCCTCCGGCGGGAACGAGTGCAGCGCGTAGCGACCGTCGCGTTCGAGGTCGCGGCGCTTCGGTGAGTCGATGACGAAGCACCAGAGCCCGTCGGCGGTGATCACCGGAGAGACCGGATGGACTCGGGGGCCGCCGTCGGCGCGGACCGTGGCGAGGTAGCCGAAGCCCGGCCCGTACTGCTGCATCAGGAGGCGGATCTCGTCGGCGAGGCGGGGCTCGTCGGCGGCGAATTCGGACCAGGAAGCCATGTGGACACTCTATCGAACACGTGTACGAAGATGTAGTGCGACACGCAGGTCACCCATACCGGTCGCTATGGTGTTCCGATGCTGCTCTCCGACCGCGACCTGGTCTCCGAGATCAAGGCCGGCACGCTCGCACTGGAGCCCTTCGAGCCCACGCTGGTGCAGCCGTCGAGCATCGACGTACGCCTGGACCGGCTGTTCCGGGTCTTCAACAACCACCTCTACACGCACATCGACCCGTCGATCCAGCAGGACGACCTGACTTCGATGGTGGAGGTGCCGGAGGGGCAGCCGTTCGTGCTGCACCCGGGCGAGTTCGTGCTCGCCTCCACGCTCGAGGTGATCTCGCTCGGTGACCAGCTCGCCGGCCGGCTGGAGGGCAAGTCGAGCCTGGGGCGGCTGGGGCTGCTGACGCACTCGACCGCCGGCTTCATCGACCCGGGCTTCTCCGGCCACGTCACGCTGGAGCTGTCGAACGTGGCGAACCTGCCGATCACGCTCTGGCCGGGCATGAAGATCGGCCAGCTCTGCATCTTCCGGCTCTCCTCGCCGGCCGAGCACCCGTACGGTTCGGCCGTCTACGGCTCGCGTTACCAGGGGCAGCGCGGACCGACGCCGAGCCGGTCCTGGCAGAACTGGCGTACCTGGCCGACGCGCTGACGGCGCCCGCAGTTGTTAACAAGGGCCCCCTCCTCTACCGGAGGCGTTAAGAGGGGGCCCTTCCTTACACGCGGCCGAAGCTGTTGATGTCGCCGTCGT from the Micromonospora sp. WMMA1947 genome contains:
- a CDS encoding LLM class flavin-dependent oxidoreductase translates to MSDPGRTLAIMRIGIVILPDQRWSEARRRWAQVDEWGFDHAWTYDHLGWRDLVDGPWFDSWTTLTAAAGVTSRVKLGTLVASPNFRHPAAFARQVTALDDVSDGRVLLGLGAGGIGFDSAVLGGETLPPRQRVDRFAEFTELLDAILREDGTTWRGEWFTAVDARNNPGCVQQPRVPFVVAANGPRSMRLVARFGQGWVTTGLGGDDIEAWWGTVAELSDRMTRTLEQAGRDPATLDRYLSLDSAPVFSLTSADFLAEQVARAARLGFTDVVTHWPRASSWYAGDEAVLVEAAALLPELRRAG
- a CDS encoding MerR family transcriptional regulator, which codes for MRLLTIGAFARATGLSAKALRIYDDCGLLPPAAVDPHSGYRYYAPEQADRARLIAGLRRAGMPLAEIRTVCGLPSAAAAEALDAWWRRVSADTAARGRAVALLVDTLSERGTTMSETTFRYATRCETGTVRDSNEDTAYASATLLAVADGVRGPAGAAASTAAVDALHPLEQADAPQADLLAALADAATRADRAVRAHATDADQPATTLTALVRRGTRLALVHVGDSRAYLLRGGELSRLTQDHTYVQTLVDQGRLTPAEAGAHPQRALLARALGAGAEVEADLALRTALPGDRYLLCSDGLSAVVDPGALHAALAEADDPETAVERLVELAYAAGAPDNIACVVADLAA
- a CDS encoding IS110 family transposase produces the protein MSMLADLVEVVIGVDTHKDTHTAAVLDARTGAVLARVRVNTDPDGYAELVALADEQSGLRAWALEGTGGYGAGLHRYLADAGELVVELDRPKRPTRRAGAKSDPIDAERAARDALARTRLTQPKTGPQRAALQMRLTARRAAVEAATAAQRQLHAMVITAPEAVRTRFRGQRTRTMITTAGRLRPTTAGGDIEAATALAVLRDLARRIRTLETEAASHETAIRMIVRSWRPDLLDLTGVGPIVAATVLTAWSHPGRCRNDAAFAMLAGAAPIPASSGKTIRYRLNRSGDRQLNRALHTVALSRLRYDEPTRAYADRRRAQGKTDREIKRCLKRYIARDLYRRLESPPQPLDAP
- a CDS encoding VOC family protein, whose protein sequence is MQNHLVTVTGFDHLVLSVSDVERSLDFYCGTLGLAPVRVDRWRAGEVPFPSVRVDAGTIIDLLRGGSDQSNVDHFCLVVEPVDWQRVIDSGVFTVLTGPVPRFGARGTATSIYVSDPDGNTIELRCYPAGA
- a CDS encoding dihydrofolate reductase family protein, with the protein product MGKLIVTEFLTVDGVAQAPGEPDEDREGGFSHGGWQMPLLDDASGAVMFQQASSMDALLLGRKTYDIFAGYWPKAPADIPFTGLLNGVPKYVVSRTLTEPLAWANSSLVSGDLAERVTEMKARHDEVHVIGSLDLAQSLLRAGLVDRLNLWVYPVVLGTGKRLFGEGTVPTALRLTESVTHAHGTLQLTYEPAGAPTYGDAAA
- a CDS encoding LysR substrate-binding domain-containing protein, which translates into the protein MLERYEVETFLTLAEELHFGRTAERLRVSTGRVSHVVRKLERRIGAPLFERTSRVVRLTPIGARLAEEMRPLVAGIEAAVQRAVDAGRGLTGELRVAYVGESAAPALLRAVALFTARHPDCEVHVHEAPLASTRSSLVDGTIDVLIASYPFDGMANGPVLLRERRVLAVAAGHPLAAEESVSLEVLGDHPVVQYPAVTSAAFKQDRTPDRTPAGRPVPKGPVGGSFSEMLALVALGRGVLPVGEQTRQFYARPDVAYVPIHDAPPICRGPVWPAGNTTSRVREFVRAAADANPLPED
- a CDS encoding ASCH domain-containing protein: MWPRIGGLRALALGTPGELRTRLNTLVLSGVKTATAGLVQEYDEDGEELEYVGERQVLVDDNDQFLAVIEVTGVEVVRFADVPWDFARAEGEGDRSIEEWREGHGAYWARQGTPVTDDTRIVCLRFRLVSTEGSVGT
- a CDS encoding NUDIX domain-containing protein, with the protein product MRDEIRALVEELPPGDDLEARHREAALTWLAGTEDIFRRAKPRTPSPHLVAYFLLRDPADGAVLLVDHRLAGMWLPSGGHVEPGEHPADTVRRELREELGVAAVFAPPFGERPAFLTVTETVGPPELRHTDVSLWYVLSAHRDQRFTPDPVEFAGTRWWTPAEVTEAPAGTIEPHLGRMLTKLAAATP
- a CDS encoding GNAT family N-acetyltransferase, with product MPQLERLAAHHAPAVLRFERENRAYFARYVPDRGDDFFTGYAARHAALLDEQERGTCHFHVLVGDHGTVLGRFNLVDVADGSAELGYRVAERAAGRGLASEGVRRVCELARTEYGLRRLVASAALANPASLAVLRRAGFVPDGPVVLAAEPGLRHVLDLRAPYAAASP
- a CDS encoding phosphoribosyltransferase family protein; translation: MLNRRLVELFRWVDPGPGSTHLVSDISGWWRDPDVLAQVGPALAGLFPDARPTVVIAPEVTGLLLGPLVAVATGAGFLPAYKDGGERRRVGPTRWADTPSDYRGRQLRVGVDGRRLGPGDRVLLVDDWVDTGAQLDALCQVVADAGAELIGAAALVATCPPEVAGRLRLRALLTGDQLP
- a CDS encoding septal ring lytic transglycosylase RlpA family protein, which produces MAARHLRTRKFSSPAAIAATAAVGVALAVGGTVGAVRLTSAEPPAEPAVVETLPSTPAPTSASPSPSASASPSASLSPSPKATASPKASRTQAASRSKARTASPSPTAKKTSSPKVVDSGSCGASFYAEGQMTANGETFNPNALTAAHKTLPFNTKVRVTNPANGKSVVVRINDRGPFIEGRCLDLSRAAFATIAATSLGHVDVRYEVLG